In a genomic window of Parambassis ranga chromosome 24, fParRan2.1, whole genome shotgun sequence:
- the vrtn gene encoding vertnin → MIQREEVVLSVLEELQEATESSGLDALTKVALEVDQVLAPFQLPQTPCRDFPEWSGVDDVAQGLYPNDAPGSLLPLYCNGEGNLLFDAVSTLLVGNTGLSLELQVRTVVEMVLWKRYYLSGMIDSKMMLQAVRFSLCAEESEDMLNLPVAVLEAIFDADVKASCFPGSYANMWHVYALSSVLQFNIYSIYPLFNPKIRPYFNRVIRPRTCPKGQPQTIHIMWSGELQSESLFRPNNFVALVQTSDLTFGSPDSEQRASPIKDEELLTHDSTLSYPNLKDKYNITKRTFYRWKRQSREHCKKSAARYEAKYFLQTCYLEGKLIPLHQFKEIFPGISRSSYYNWKHELLKTGGTFSTSSSTGEISPGESTEQEAWSSPEAKLDEPDHHDSVASMFGLSLGKLEVERAQNLAHMQEAKRCLQNCIAMNTYFPFRIFKRNFPGISRSTYYNWRREAMLFNRGYKGSSTGSSEDSSDADKSQSPKSLSPVHPDVHQPFVPRMRICRQKHRSFRQAYVSKKQLREAAKLHIQRSKCSLTKFRLKFPSMSPCFYWLWRNGQSRKKLVAQRAEVDVPEILESTGTESTETLQSQNVLPSLETSIMPSFNPTHSMHSLHREAPTDEQMFALDVVALANFKAKAKLFLQQRFEEKSFPTFKEFRSYFPFTPRSTYYMWKRALHHGVSLVHG, encoded by the exons ATGATTCAGAGGGAGGAGGTCGTGCTGTCCGTTCTGGAAGAACTCCAGGAAGCCACGGAGAGCTCTGGCCTGGATGCTCTGACCAAGGTTGCTTTGGAGGTGGATCAGGTCCTCGCTCCTTTCCAGCTCCCCCAGACCCCCTGTCGAGATTTCCCTGAGTGGTCAGGCGTGGATGACGTAGCTCAAGGCCTGTACCCAAACGATGCCCCAGGGTCCCTCCTGCCTCTGTACTGTAATGGAGAAGGCAACTTGTTGTTTGATGCAGTCAGCACATTGTTGGTTGGCAACACTGGACTTAGCCTGGAGCTACAG GTACGGACCGTGGTGGAGATGGTGCTGTGGAAGAGATACTACTTGTCCGGAATGATAGATTCTAAAATGATGCTCCAGGCTGTTcgcttcagtctgtgtgctgagGAGTCTGAGGACATGCTCAATTTGCCTGTTGCAGTCTTGGAGGCCATCTTTGACGCAGATGTTAAAGCTTCCTGCTTCCCTGGGTCCTATGCTAACATGTGGCATGTGTACGCCCTGTCATCAGTTCTTCAGTTTAACATCTACTCCATCTACCCCTTATTCAACCCCAAGATCAGACCATATTTTAACAGAGTTATACGTCCAAGAACCTGTCCTAAGGGCCAGCCGCAAACCATCCACATCATGTGGTCAGGCGAGCTGCAGTCAGAGTCTCTGTTCAGGCCAAATAATTTTGTGGCACTTGTCCAGACAAGTGATCTCACATTTGGGAGCCCTGATAGTGAGCAGAGGGCGTCTCCCATCAAGGACGAGGAGCTTCTGACCCACGACTCGACACTGTCTTACCCTAATCTGAAAGACAAGTACAACATCACCAAGAGAACCTTCTACCGCTGGAAGAGGCAGTCACGGGAACACTGCAAAAAATCAGCTGCCAGGTATGAGGCAAAGTATTTCCTGCAGACATGCTATTTAGAGGGCAAGCTAATACCTCTGCACCAGTTTAAAGAAATTTTCCCTGGGATCTCAAGGTCGTCTTACTACAACTGGAAACATGAACTCCTGAAAACTGGCGGAACCTTCTCCACCTCATCTTCAACCGGAGAGATCAGTCCTGGGGAGAGCACTGAGCAGGAGGCCTGGTCATCACCTGAAGCAAAGCTGGACGAGCCTGACCACCATGACAGCGTGGCCAGCATGTTTGGCCTCAGCCTTGGCAAGCTGGAAGTGGAACGAGCCCAGAATTTAGCACACATGCAGGAAGCTAAACGCTGTCTTCAGAACTGCATTGCCATGAACACCTACTTCCCCTTCAGGATCTTCAAGAGAAACTTTCCAGGAATCTCAAGATCGACCTACTACAACTGGAGGAGGGAAGCCATGTTGTTCAACAGAGGTTACAAAGGCAGCAGTACCGGCAGCAGTGAGGATAGCTCAGATGCTGACAAGAGTCAAAGTCCAAAAAGCTTGTCACCAGTGCATCCTGATGTTCATCAGCCCTTTGTGCCGAGGATGAGGATCTGCAGGCAGAAGCACAGAAGTTTCAGGCAGGCATATGTGAGTAAAAAGCAGCTCAGAGAAGCTGCAAAGTTGCACATACAGAGGTCCAAATGTTCCCTGACAAAGTTCAGACTCAAGTTCCCGTCTATGTCCCCATGTTTCTACTGGCTGTGGCGCAACGGCCAGAGCCGCAAGAAGCTGGTTGCCCAGAGGGCAGAGGTTGATGTCCCAGAGATCCTGGAGAGCACAGGCACAGAAAGCACAGAAACCCTGCAGAGCCAGAATGTGCTCCCATCTCTAGAAACTTCCATCATGCCCTCGTTCAATCCCACACATTCAATGCACAGCCTTCACAGAGAGGCACCCACAGATGAGCAGATGTTTGCATTGGATGTTGTAGCTTTGGCCAACTTCAAGGCCAAGGCCAAGCTCTTCCTGCAGCAACGCTTTGAGGAGAAATCCTTCCCCACATTCAAAGAATTCAGGTCCTACTTCCCATTCACCCCACGTTCAACTTACTACATGTGGAAGCGAGCTTTGCATCATGGAGTGTCACTGGTTCACGGGTAA
- the LOC114429196 gene encoding mitochondrial basic amino acids transporter-like, with the protein MDFVAGCIGGAAGVLVGHPFDTVKVRLQVQNVDKPLYRGTFHCFQSIIRQESVFGLYKGIGSPMMGLTFINAIVFGVQGNTMRLLGQDTPMNQFLAGAAAGTIQCAICCPMELAKTRMQMQGTGEKKSSRKLYKNSLDCLARIYNREGMWGVNRGMVTTLIRETPGFGVYFLAYDVLTRSLGCEPDDRYMIPKLLFAGGMAGIASWLSTYPVDVIKSRLQADGVGGVYKYSGIVDCVRQSVRKEGYMVFTRGLTSTLLRAFPVNAATFATVTLVLMYARGVEEGPKDCESAQPSHHTQIQQQAQPTSL; encoded by the exons ATGGACTTCGTTGCTGGATGCATCGGAG GTGCTGCTGGAGTCTTGGTTGGACACCCATTTGACACAGTAAAG GTCAGACTGCAGGTCCAGAATGTTGACAAGCCTCTGTATCGCGGTACCTTTCACTGTTTCCAATCCATCATACGACAGGAGTCG GTATTTGGTTTGTATAAAGGCATTGGATCCCCCATGATGGGCCTTACATTCATCAACGCTATAGTGTTTGGTGTACAGGGAAACACCATGCGACTCCTGGGACAGGACACTCCCATGAACCAGTTTCTTGCTGGTGCAGCAGCGGGTACTATACAGTGTGCTATCTGCTGTCCCATGGAGCTAGCCAAAACCCGCATGCAAATGCAGGGAACAGGAGAGAAGAAGTCTTCTAGGAAGCTGTATAAAAATTCGCTAGACTGCTTGGCTCGCATCTACAACAGGGAGGGAATGTGGGGAGTCAACAGAGGAATGGTGACCACGCTTATCCGCGAGACACCGGGCTTCGGAGTGTATTTCTTGGCATATGATGTGCTGACGCGCAGCCTTGGCTGTGAGCCTGATGACCGCTACATGATCCCTAAACTGCTGTTTGCTGGAGGCATGGCTGGTATTGCATCCTGGCTCTCCACCTATCCCGTAGATGTGATCAAATCACGGCTCCAAGCAGATGGAGTGGGGGGAGTCTACAAGTACAGCGGCATTGTTGACTGTGTGCGACAGAGTGTCAGGAAAGAGGGCTACATGGTGTTCACGCGAGGCCTCACTTCCACGCTGCTCCGAGCCTTCCCTGTGAACGCAGCCACCTTCGCTACTGTCACCCTCGTCCTAATGTACGCACGGGGGGTGGAGGAAGGACCTAAGGACTGTGAGTCGGCTCAGCCTAGCcaccacacacagatacagcagCAGGCCCAACCCACCAGCCTGTGA